The Vibrio gallaecicus genome contains a region encoding:
- the mltF gene encoding membrane-bound lytic murein transglycosylase MltF, whose translation MPKFTSSFFSKLLILTLSALGLLGCQIESEPKSVLDQIRERGVLRVGTLNNQLSYYIGPDGPAGLDYELAQEFASQLGVKMEIKPAYRLSELFPALKKGEIDIIATGLTQNSNLTRSFRATPAYYYVSQQVVYKKGQWRPRNLKQLIEFENNRQLEHTAEFEKAALNVELDDSVSSALPANKPDIIQPLSPSLVVVKESHFEPTLKELQKEHSDFIYQAVNNADINDLLRKVSKNELLFTVADSVELSLAQRLYPDLALAFELTEDQPISWYLNKSEDESLYALLIEFFGNYKQSGQLASLEEKYIGHIGTFDYVDTRAFIRALDSKLPKWSPLFQKYSQEFDWRMIAALAYQESHWNPVAKSPTGVRGMMMLTLPTAKSVGVTNRLDPKQSVQGGVKYLGRIVRRVPDSITEHEKIWFALASYNVGFGHMMDARRLTKSQGANPDSWADVKERLPLLRQKKYYSQTRYGYARGDEAQNYVENIRRYYQSIIGHVDKQALAEQALEMDDLIVITPTPSISGAQPIIKLDDSEQQEKPKE comes from the coding sequence ATGCCAAAGTTTACTTCTTCTTTTTTCTCTAAATTACTCATTCTAACGTTAAGTGCTCTAGGGCTATTAGGCTGTCAGATTGAATCTGAACCAAAAAGTGTTCTTGACCAAATAAGGGAACGCGGCGTGCTTCGAGTTGGCACCCTCAACAATCAACTTTCCTACTATATAGGACCAGACGGTCCTGCTGGTTTAGACTATGAACTGGCTCAAGAATTTGCGAGTCAGCTTGGCGTGAAGATGGAGATCAAACCCGCCTACCGCTTATCAGAACTATTTCCAGCCCTGAAAAAAGGTGAAATAGATATAATCGCAACAGGATTAACCCAAAATTCAAATTTGACGAGATCATTCAGGGCAACCCCTGCTTATTATTATGTCAGCCAGCAGGTGGTGTATAAAAAAGGTCAGTGGCGTCCAAGAAATCTAAAACAACTGATTGAGTTTGAAAATAATCGCCAACTAGAGCATACCGCCGAATTTGAGAAAGCTGCATTAAATGTAGAGTTGGACGATAGTGTGAGCAGTGCTTTACCGGCCAATAAGCCTGATATAATTCAACCACTTTCCCCTTCTTTAGTTGTCGTGAAAGAATCGCACTTTGAGCCCACTCTGAAAGAGCTTCAAAAAGAACACAGCGACTTTATTTACCAAGCTGTGAATAATGCAGACATAAATGATCTCCTTAGAAAGGTATCTAAAAATGAGCTTCTATTTACGGTGGCAGATTCAGTTGAGCTATCTTTAGCCCAACGCTTATATCCTGATCTCGCTCTTGCCTTTGAACTAACTGAAGATCAACCGATCTCTTGGTACTTGAATAAGTCTGAAGATGAAAGCTTATACGCCTTACTCATTGAGTTTTTTGGAAATTATAAACAATCAGGACAGCTAGCAAGCTTAGAAGAAAAATACATTGGTCACATAGGTACTTTTGACTATGTCGATACACGAGCTTTCATCCGTGCACTAGATAGTAAACTGCCAAAATGGTCACCTCTTTTCCAAAAATACTCTCAAGAGTTTGATTGGCGAATGATCGCAGCTTTAGCCTACCAAGAATCGCATTGGAACCCAGTGGCTAAATCCCCGACTGGCGTACGCGGCATGATGATGTTGACCTTACCCACAGCTAAAAGTGTAGGAGTGACTAACCGGCTTGACCCGAAACAGTCAGTTCAAGGTGGCGTAAAATACTTAGGTAGGATTGTGCGACGAGTGCCAGATTCGATTACAGAACACGAAAAAATTTGGTTTGCCCTAGCCTCCTATAATGTTGGTTTTGGTCACATGATGGATGCTCGACGTTTAACCAAATCACAAGGTGCAAACCCTGACTCATGGGCGGATGTAAAAGAGCGGCTTCCTTTACTCAGACAGAAAAAGTACTACAGCCAAACTCGTTATGGGTATGCACGAGGCGATGAAGCGCAGAATTACGTTGAGAATATACGACGTTACTATCAAAGCATCATAGGCCATGTTGATAAACAAGCATTAGCAGAGCAAGCTTTGGAAATGGACGACCTCATTGTCATCACTCCAACACCTTCAATATCAGGTGCGCAACCAATCATTAAACTTGATGACTCTGAACAACAAGAAAAGCCTAAGGAATAA
- the purL gene encoding phosphoribosylformylglycinamidine synthase yields the protein MRILRGSPALSEFRVNKLLELCRELSLPVTGIYAEFAHFADLTADLDASEVEKLEKLLTYGPTIEEHEPEGLLLLATPRPGTISPWSSKSTDIAHNCGLAKVSRLERGTAFYIKTSSELSELQLVELKAILHDRMMEVVFTDFESAAALFTVAEPAPYAEVDLLTGGRKALEKANVTLGLALAEDEIDYLLESFTEKLGRNPTDIELMMFAQANSEHCRHKIFNADWTIDGVKQDKSLFKMIKNTFETTPEHVLSAYKDNAAVMTGSEVGRFFPDPETRQYNYHQEKTHILMKVETHNHPTAISPWPGASTGSGGEIRDEGATGIGGKPKAGLVAFSVSNLKIPNFVQPWETDFGKPSRIVTALDIMLEGPLGGAAFNNEFGRPNLLGYFRTYEEKVNSHAGEEVRGYHKPIMLAGGLGNIRDDHVQKKEIPVGASLIVLGGPAMNIGLGGGAASSMDSGSSSEDLDFASVQRENPEMERRCQEVIDRCWQLGDANPIAFIHDVGAGGISNALPELVDDGERGGIFNLRDVPNDEPGMSPLEIWCNESQERYVMAVADKDMATFDSICKRERAPYAVVGKATEERDLKLEDSYFDNTPIDMPMDILLGKTPKMHRDAKTLKANNPAIDRSGIELNEAVDRILRLPTVAEKTFLITIGDRSVTGLVARDQMVGPWQVPVANCAVTAASYDSYHGEAMSLGERTPVALLDFGASARLAVGEAITNIAATNIGDIKHIKLSANWMSPAGHPGEDAGLYEAVKAVGEELCPALGLTIPVGKDSMSMKTKWEENGEQKEVTSPLSLVITAFARVEDVRKTITPQLRTDKGNTSLVLIDLGNGKNRMGATALAQVYKQLGDKPADVDNTAQLKGFYEGVQALVANDQVVAYHDKGDGGLFVTLAEMAFAGHCGVNADIAALLSASENSEDTLAALFNEELGAVIQVRNDDLDAVLSTLAANGLEACSHVIGSVVGEGEASDELVIKSGETVVIERNRTELRTIWAETTHKMQGLRDNPVCADQEHEAKKDNSDPGLNVKLSFDVNEDIAAPFINTGAKPKMAILREQGVNSHVEMAAAFDRAGFEATDIHMSDILTGQAVLEEYNGLVACGGFSYGDVLGAGEGWAKSVLFNDSTRDQFENFFKREDTFSLGVCNGCQMLSNLRELIPGAEYWPRFVRNESERFEARFSLVEVQKSDSVFFNGMEGSRMPIAVSHGEGRVEVRDNDHLNAIENSGTVALRYVDNNGNQTQQYPNNPNGSPNAITGLTTTDGRVTIMMPHPERVFRTVANSWAPETWGENGAWMRMFQNARKNIG from the coding sequence ATGAGAATTTTGCGTGGCTCCCCAGCTCTATCTGAGTTTCGTGTTAACAAGCTTTTAGAGCTTTGTCGTGAATTAAGCTTACCTGTAACAGGTATTTACGCTGAGTTTGCCCACTTTGCTGATTTAACAGCAGACCTAGACGCGTCTGAAGTTGAGAAGCTAGAAAAGTTACTGACTTACGGTCCTACGATTGAAGAGCATGAACCTGAAGGTTTATTGTTACTTGCAACGCCACGCCCGGGCACGATCTCGCCTTGGTCTTCAAAATCAACAGATATCGCACACAACTGTGGACTGGCTAAAGTGTCACGTCTAGAGCGCGGCACTGCGTTCTACATTAAAACCTCTTCTGAACTTTCTGAGCTTCAACTCGTTGAGCTGAAAGCTATTCTGCACGACCGTATGATGGAAGTGGTTTTCACTGACTTCGAATCAGCAGCGGCACTATTCACGGTTGCTGAGCCGGCTCCTTATGCGGAAGTTGACCTGTTAACTGGTGGACGTAAAGCGCTTGAAAAAGCAAACGTTACCTTAGGTCTTGCGCTTGCAGAAGATGAGATTGATTACCTTCTTGAAAGCTTCACTGAAAAGCTAGGTCGTAACCCGACTGACATCGAGCTAATGATGTTTGCACAAGCGAACTCAGAGCACTGTCGTCACAAAATCTTTAACGCTGATTGGACTATCGATGGCGTTAAACAAGATAAATCATTGTTTAAGATGATTAAGAACACCTTTGAAACGACGCCAGAGCACGTTCTGTCTGCTTATAAAGATAACGCAGCGGTAATGACGGGTTCAGAAGTCGGTCGTTTCTTCCCAGATCCTGAAACTCGCCAGTACAACTACCACCAAGAGAAAACACACATCTTGATGAAAGTTGAAACGCACAATCACCCAACAGCAATTTCCCCGTGGCCTGGCGCATCAACAGGTTCAGGTGGTGAAATTCGTGATGAAGGCGCAACAGGTATTGGTGGTAAACCAAAAGCAGGTCTGGTTGCTTTCTCTGTATCTAACCTTAAGATCCCAAACTTCGTTCAACCTTGGGAAACTGACTTTGGTAAGCCAAGCCGTATTGTTACTGCTTTGGATATCATGCTTGAAGGTCCTCTTGGTGGCGCAGCATTCAACAACGAATTTGGTCGTCCAAACCTATTAGGTTACTTCCGTACTTACGAAGAGAAAGTAAACTCTCACGCAGGTGAAGAAGTACGTGGCTACCACAAGCCAATCATGCTGGCTGGTGGTCTAGGTAACATTCGTGATGATCATGTTCAGAAGAAAGAGATCCCAGTAGGAGCAAGCCTAATCGTTCTTGGCGGTCCAGCAATGAACATCGGCCTTGGTGGCGGTGCTGCATCTTCAATGGATTCGGGTTCTTCTTCTGAAGACTTAGATTTTGCTTCTGTACAACGTGAAAACCCAGAGATGGAACGTCGTTGTCAGGAAGTTATCGACCGTTGTTGGCAGCTTGGTGATGCGAACCCAATCGCATTCATCCACGATGTGGGCGCGGGCGGTATCTCGAATGCTCTTCCAGAGCTAGTAGATGATGGCGAGCGTGGTGGTATCTTTAATCTACGTGACGTGCCAAACGATGAGCCGGGCATGAGCCCACTTGAGATCTGGTGTAACGAATCTCAAGAGCGTTACGTTATGGCGGTTGCTGATAAAGATATGGCAACATTCGACTCGATTTGTAAACGTGAACGCGCACCATATGCCGTGGTTGGTAAAGCAACAGAAGAACGTGATCTTAAATTAGAAGATTCATATTTTGACAACACGCCAATCGACATGCCAATGGACATCCTATTAGGTAAAACACCTAAGATGCACCGTGACGCGAAGACGCTAAAAGCAAACAACCCTGCGATTGACCGTTCTGGTATCGAACTAAACGAAGCGGTTGACCGTATTCTTCGCCTACCAACAGTGGCAGAGAAAACATTCCTTATCACTATCGGTGACCGCTCGGTAACAGGTCTTGTAGCTCGTGACCAAATGGTTGGTCCATGGCAGGTTCCAGTAGCAAACTGTGCAGTAACAGCTGCAAGTTACGATTCTTACCATGGCGAGGCAATGTCTCTTGGTGAGCGTACGCCAGTGGCACTTCTAGACTTCGGCGCGTCAGCTCGTCTAGCCGTTGGTGAAGCAATCACTAACATTGCTGCGACTAACATCGGTGATATTAAACACATTAAACTGTCGGCTAACTGGATGTCTCCAGCGGGTCACCCAGGTGAAGATGCAGGTCTTTACGAAGCGGTGAAAGCAGTCGGTGAAGAGCTATGTCCAGCACTGGGTCTAACTATCCCTGTGGGTAAAGACTCAATGTCGATGAAGACTAAGTGGGAAGAGAACGGCGAGCAGAAAGAAGTAACGTCTCCGCTATCTCTTGTTATCACTGCGTTTGCTCGTGTTGAAGATGTGCGTAAGACGATTACGCCTCAGCTTCGTACTGACAAAGGCAACACGTCACTGGTTCTTATCGACCTAGGTAACGGCAAAAACCGTATGGGTGCTACAGCACTAGCGCAAGTTTACAAGCAGCTTGGTGACAAGCCTGCAGATGTAGACAACACAGCTCAGCTAAAAGGTTTCTACGAAGGCGTTCAAGCGCTTGTAGCGAACGACCAAGTTGTGGCTTACCACGATAAAGGCGATGGCGGTCTATTCGTAACGCTAGCTGAAATGGCGTTCGCAGGTCACTGTGGTGTTAACGCTGATATCGCAGCGCTTTTATCTGCATCAGAGAACAGCGAAGATACACTAGCAGCACTCTTCAACGAAGAGCTAGGTGCGGTAATTCAAGTTCGTAACGACGACCTAGACGCAGTTCTTTCTACTCTTGCAGCAAACGGTCTAGAAGCATGCTCACACGTAATCGGTAGCGTTGTTGGTGAAGGGGAAGCGTCTGATGAGCTAGTAATTAAGTCTGGTGAGACTGTAGTAATTGAACGTAACCGTACTGAATTACGTACTATCTGGGCTGAGACGACGCATAAGATGCAAGGTCTACGTGATAACCCAGTTTGTGCTGACCAAGAACACGAAGCGAAGAAAGACAATTCAGACCCAGGTCTAAACGTGAAACTGAGCTTTGATGTTAACGAAGATATCGCTGCGCCGTTCATCAACACAGGCGCTAAGCCTAAGATGGCAATTCTACGTGAGCAGGGTGTTAACTCTCACGTTGAAATGGCAGCAGCATTCGACCGTGCAGGTTTCGAAGCAACTGATATTCACATGAGCGATATCCTAACGGGTCAGGCGGTTCTAGAAGAGTATAACGGTCTTGTAGCATGTGGTGGCTTCTCTTACGGTGACGTACTAGGTGCAGGTGAAGGTTGGGCTAAGTCAGTTCTGTTTAACGACTCTACGCGTGACCAATTTGAAAACTTCTTCAAGCGTGAAGATACGTTCTCTCTAGGTGTGTGTAACGGTTGTCAGATGTTGTCTAACCTGCGTGAACTTATCCCAGGCGCTGAATACTGGCCGCGTTTCGTTCGCAACGAATCAGAGCGTTTCGAAGCTCGTTTCAGCCTAGTAGAAGTTCAGAAGTCAGACTCTGTATTCTTCAACGGCATGGAAGGTTCTCGTATGCCAATCGCTGTTTCTCATGGTGAAGGCCGCGTAGAAGTGCGTGACAACGACCACCTAAACGCGATTGAAAACTCAGGTACGGTTGCTCTACGTTACGTTGATAACAACGGTAACCAAACGCAGCAATACCCGAACAACCCGAATGGTTCGCCAAACGCTATCACAGGTCTAACAACAACTGATGGTCGTGTAACTATTATGATGCCTCACCCAGAGCGTGTATTCCGTACGGTTGCAAACTCATGGGCTCCAGAAACTTGGGGTGAAAACGGTGCTTGGATGCGTATGTTCCAAAATGCACGTAAAAACATAGGTTAA
- the cspE gene encoding transcription antiterminator/RNA stability regulator CspE gives MSNSNTGIVKWFNEEKGFGFLTQDNGGADVFVHFRAIASEGFKTLKEGQKVSFEVEQGQKGLQASNVIAL, from the coding sequence ATGTCTAACTCAAATACTGGTATCGTAAAATGGTTTAACGAAGAGAAAGGTTTCGGTTTCCTTACTCAAGATAACGGCGGCGCAGACGTATTCGTACATTTCCGTGCTATCGCTTCTGAGGGTTTCAAAACTCTTAAAGAAGGCCAAAAAGTGTCTTTCGAAGTAGAGCAAGGCCAAAAAGGTCTTCAAGCTAGCAACGTTATCGCTCTTTAA
- the dapD gene encoding 2,3,4,5-tetrahydropyridine-2,6-dicarboxylate N-succinyltransferase — protein sequence MAYFSLAFGTATKNRDNKIIEAFFPNPLLNPSDALVSAVAEVAGYTEGNQAIEISAAQSAELAKAFAANDEAANASFAEKAAASQQPLVLVVLATDEKPTSVSEGFLKLQLISNRLVQPHGTVLDGIFGLLHNIAWTNKGPIDLPELADRQIEARLAGETLSVDCVDKFPKMVDYVVPAGIRIADTSRVRLGAHVGEGTTVMHEGFINFNAGTTGVSMVEGRISAGVVVGNGSDIGGGASIMGTLSGGGTMVISIGENCLLGANAGLGFPMGDRCTVESGLYVTAGTKVRMLDKEGNEVEIIKARDLAGVSDLLFRRNSVTGQIECLANKSAVELNSELHSNN from the coding sequence ATGGCTTACTTTTCACTGGCATTCGGTACGGCAACCAAAAACCGCGACAATAAAATCATTGAAGCGTTTTTCCCTAACCCACTTCTAAATCCAAGCGATGCGCTAGTCTCTGCGGTAGCAGAAGTTGCTGGTTACACTGAAGGCAACCAAGCTATTGAAATCTCTGCTGCACAAAGTGCAGAGCTTGCAAAAGCATTCGCAGCGAATGACGAAGCTGCCAATGCCTCTTTTGCTGAAAAAGCAGCAGCTTCACAGCAGCCTCTTGTTCTTGTTGTTCTAGCAACTGACGAAAAGCCAACTTCTGTTTCTGAAGGTTTCCTTAAGCTACAACTTATCTCTAACCGCCTAGTTCAACCACACGGTACAGTACTAGACGGTATTTTCGGTCTTCTGCACAACATCGCGTGGACAAACAAAGGTCCAATTGACCTTCCTGAACTAGCAGATCGTCAAATCGAAGCTCGCCTTGCAGGTGAAACTCTATCTGTAGATTGCGTAGACAAGTTCCCTAAAATGGTGGATTACGTAGTACCAGCTGGTATCCGTATTGCTGATACATCTCGTGTACGTCTTGGCGCACATGTTGGTGAAGGCACAACAGTTATGCACGAAGGCTTCATTAACTTTAACGCGGGTACAACAGGCGTGAGCATGGTTGAAGGTCGTATCTCTGCAGGTGTTGTGGTCGGTAACGGTTCAGATATCGGCGGTGGCGCTTCTATCATGGGTACACTGTCTGGTGGCGGTACTATGGTTATTTCTATCGGCGAAAACTGCCTACTAGGCGCAAACGCAGGTCTTGGCTTCCCAATGGGCGATCGTTGTACTGTTGAATCTGGTCTTTACGTCACTGCAGGAACTAAAGTTCGCATGCTAGATAAAGAAGGCAACGAAGTCGAAATCATTAAAGCTCGCGATCTAGCTGGCGTTTCAGATCTATTGTTCCGTCGTAACTCTGTGACAGGTCAGATTGAATGTCTTGCTAACAAATCAGCAGTTGAACTAAACAGTGAGCTACACAGCAACAATTAA
- the ushA gene encoding bifunctional UDP-sugar hydrolase/5'-nucleotidase UshA translates to MNFTKSLLVLSIGVAMVGCGSDSNDAPLTCDTAESCTKFTVLHTNDNHGRFWENSKGEYGMAARKTLIDSIRAEVTANGGETILLSGGDINTGVPESDMQDAVPDFVGMNLLQYDAMALGNHEFDNSLDVLKMQEELADFPMLAANIYVKDGDTVTEERLFDPYKVFTINGLKVAVIGLTTKDTAKLVNPDNVATVHFGDPQVEIRKAIDEINANEKVDLIFATTHMGHYVNGLHGSEAPGDVLLARSLEEGQLDAIIGGHSQNPVCMEGNEYADFKPGDDCKPDQQNGTYIMQAHEWGKYVGRADFEFYGGELHLAKYDLVPVNLKEKDENGDYQFIESEIKPDPTVKSILYPYQQQGQELLDVIISNTDGKLEGERGVVRAEQTNLGHLLGEAYRTYELVNADFGVMNSGGVRASIEAGDVAYRDVLTVQPFGNFVTKATMTGAEVKDYLDVVATKTAGSGAYAQLDNISLTVDCDLSDVTIRDINNKGFDLAETYTFSVISFSAAGGDDYPVIDVESTQLTDAFVLREFFAANPQITAADYAPEAGKLIYMSNGQEVKGCPAS, encoded by the coding sequence ATGAATTTTACTAAGTCTCTATTGGTACTTTCTATTGGTGTCGCAATGGTCGGTTGTGGCTCAGATAGTAACGATGCACCTTTGACATGTGATACTGCTGAATCTTGTACAAAATTTACAGTTTTGCACACAAACGATAACCATGGTCGTTTCTGGGAAAACAGTAAAGGCGAGTACGGCATGGCTGCGCGTAAGACACTGATTGACAGCATTCGAGCTGAAGTGACTGCAAATGGCGGCGAGACTATCTTATTATCAGGCGGTGATATCAACACTGGTGTGCCAGAGTCAGATATGCAAGATGCAGTGCCAGATTTCGTAGGTATGAACTTGCTTCAGTATGATGCAATGGCGCTAGGTAACCATGAATTCGATAACTCCTTAGATGTACTGAAAATGCAAGAAGAGCTTGCAGATTTCCCAATGCTAGCGGCAAACATCTACGTAAAAGATGGCGATACTGTTACTGAAGAAAGACTGTTTGACCCATACAAAGTATTTACCATTAACGGCTTAAAAGTAGCGGTTATCGGTCTTACGACAAAAGATACTGCAAAACTAGTTAACCCAGATAATGTCGCAACGGTTCACTTCGGTGATCCTCAAGTAGAAATCCGTAAAGCGATTGACGAAATCAACGCTAATGAAAAGGTTGATTTAATCTTTGCTACGACACACATGGGTCACTATGTAAACGGTCTGCACGGTAGTGAAGCACCTGGTGATGTTTTACTGGCGCGTTCTTTGGAAGAAGGACAACTTGATGCGATCATCGGTGGTCATTCACAAAACCCAGTTTGTATGGAAGGTAATGAGTACGCAGATTTCAAACCGGGTGACGATTGTAAGCCTGATCAGCAAAATGGTACTTACATCATGCAAGCGCATGAGTGGGGCAAATATGTAGGTCGTGCTGATTTTGAATTTTACGGTGGTGAGTTACACCTAGCGAAATATGACCTTGTACCGGTGAACTTAAAAGAAAAAGATGAAAATGGTGATTACCAGTTCATTGAATCTGAAATTAAGCCAGATCCAACAGTTAAATCAATCCTTTATCCATACCAGCAACAAGGTCAAGAGTTACTTGACGTGATCATCTCTAATACTGATGGAAAATTAGAAGGTGAACGTGGTGTGGTTCGTGCTGAGCAAACTAACCTTGGTCACTTGCTAGGCGAGGCTTACCGCACGTATGAATTAGTGAATGCTGATTTTGGTGTGATGAACTCAGGTGGTGTTCGTGCTTCTATTGAAGCGGGCGATGTAGCGTACCGTGACGTATTGACGGTTCAACCATTTGGTAACTTCGTTACAAAAGCAACAATGACCGGTGCTGAAGTGAAAGACTACTTAGACGTAGTTGCAACGAAGACAGCAGGCTCTGGTGCTTATGCACAATTGGATAATATTAGCCTAACGGTTGACTGTGATTTGAGTGATGTAACGATTCGCGACATCAACAATAAAGGTTTTGATCTAGCAGAAACGTACACTTTCTCTGTTATTAGCTTCAGTGCTGCAGGTGGTGATGATTACCCAGTGATTGATGTTGAATCTACTCAGTTAACAGATGCATTTGTACTGCGTGAGTTTTTTGCTGCTAACCCGCAAATTACTGCTGCAGATTATGCACCAGAAGCTGGCAAACTTATTTATATGAGTAACGGCCAAGAAGTGAAAGGCTGCCCAGCAAGCTAA
- a CDS encoding GGGtGRT protein, whose amino-acid sequence MNNQLPEHALNILNEMDLSSLEQAYQYCMERNIDPKTTVMETQPIAFESAVNAYTLGTALALFRHPKNAEQAATIIGEGLQAFTKTGSVAEQRQVGIGHGDLAARLLNEKSQCFAFLAGHESFAAAEGAIKIALNVNQSRETPLKVILNGLGKDAAYLISRINGFTYVRTQFNYDTNELVEIERRHFSKGPRGDILCYGADDVREGVAIMHREQVDVSITGNSTNPTRFQHPVAGIYKMERNNQGLPYFSVASGGGTGRTLHPDNVAAGPASYGMTDTMGRMHADAQFAGSSSVPAHVAMMGFIGMGNNPMVGATVALAVAVSQA is encoded by the coding sequence ATGAATAATCAATTACCAGAACATGCACTCAATATATTGAATGAAATGGATTTATCTTCTCTTGAGCAAGCCTATCAGTACTGCATGGAACGAAATATCGACCCAAAGACAACAGTAATGGAAACTCAACCTATCGCGTTTGAAAGCGCAGTAAACGCTTATACTTTAGGAACTGCACTAGCACTTTTCCGACACCCCAAGAATGCAGAGCAAGCAGCGACGATCATTGGTGAAGGCTTACAAGCATTCACCAAGACAGGCAGCGTGGCTGAGCAGCGTCAAGTGGGCATTGGGCATGGCGATCTCGCGGCTCGTCTACTTAATGAAAAAAGCCAATGCTTCGCTTTTTTAGCAGGACATGAATCTTTTGCCGCTGCTGAGGGAGCAATAAAAATTGCATTAAACGTCAACCAATCACGAGAAACACCGCTGAAAGTCATTCTTAACGGGTTAGGTAAAGATGCTGCCTATTTGATTTCACGGATTAATGGTTTTACCTATGTGCGCACTCAATTCAACTACGACACGAATGAACTGGTTGAAATAGAACGTAGACATTTCTCTAAAGGTCCGCGAGGTGACATTCTTTGCTACGGCGCTGATGATGTCCGTGAGGGTGTGGCAATTATGCATAGAGAACAAGTGGACGTAAGCATTACTGGAAACTCAACTAACCCAACTCGCTTTCAGCATCCTGTTGCTGGCATCTACAAAATGGAGCGTAACAATCAAGGGTTACCTTATTTTTCCGTTGCTTCTGGTGGCGGTACTGGCAGAACGCTTCACCCTGATAATGTAGCAGCCGGTCCTGCTTCTTATGGTATGACAGATACAATGGGAAGAATGCACGCAGACGCACAATTTGCAGGTAGCTCTTCTGTGCCTGCTCATGTGGCTATGATGGGGTTTATTGGTATGGGTAATAACCCTATGGTGGGAGCAACCGTTGCCTTAGCTGTTGCAGTGAGCCAAGCATAG
- a CDS encoding iron-sulfur cluster assembly scaffold protein, whose amino-acid sequence MHYSSEIQSMCPIQRGELHASAPIPIEGAMISPKDVIAISGLSHGVGSCAPQQGAAKLTLNVKSGIVEEALIETIGCSGMTQSAAMAAEILTGKTILEALNTDLVCDAINVAMREIFLQFVYGRTQSAFSKGGLEVGAALEDLGQTQRSQVGTSYATKAKGVRYMELAEGYVTLLALDESSEVIGYQYLNLGKMMKAINEGTPADQAAKLATGTYGRFDEAVKTINPRQA is encoded by the coding sequence ATGCATTACTCTTCAGAAATTCAATCTATGTGCCCAATTCAAAGGGGCGAACTACACGCATCTGCACCTATTCCTATTGAAGGAGCAATGATCAGCCCAAAAGATGTGATTGCCATATCAGGTCTTAGCCATGGCGTTGGCAGTTGTGCTCCTCAACAAGGCGCAGCAAAGCTCACCTTAAATGTTAAAAGTGGCATTGTAGAAGAAGCGCTAATCGAAACAATAGGTTGCTCAGGTATGACTCAGTCTGCAGCAATGGCAGCTGAAATCCTCACTGGAAAAACCATTCTTGAAGCTCTAAATACTGATTTGGTGTGTGACGCTATAAATGTCGCAATGCGTGAGATATTTTTGCAGTTTGTCTATGGACGTACTCAATCTGCCTTTTCTAAAGGAGGTTTAGAAGTAGGCGCAGCCCTAGAAGACCTAGGGCAGACGCAGCGCAGCCAAGTTGGTACCAGTTACGCGACAAAAGCCAAAGGCGTTCGCTATATGGAATTGGCAGAAGGCTACGTCACACTCTTAGCGCTTGATGAAAGTAGCGAAGTAATTGGCTACCAGTACCTCAACCTTGGGAAAATGATGAAAGCCATCAATGAAGGTACTCCTGCTGATCAAGCCGCTAAACTCGCGACCGGAACCTATGGTCGATTCGATGAAGCCGTTAAAACCATTAACCCACGCCAAGCTTAG
- a CDS encoding YebG family protein, whose protein sequence is MAVIVKYVVERNGEEKMTFTSKAEADAYDKMLDMADELFTLLGGSELIEDEGKQEELAMYLAKNKEEVLYALGAKRKPAPKKAQKLEAVEDAEEDAA, encoded by the coding sequence ATGGCTGTTATCGTTAAGTACGTGGTCGAACGCAACGGAGAAGAGAAAATGACTTTTACCTCTAAAGCCGAAGCTGACGCTTATGACAAAATGCTGGATATGGCAGATGAATTATTCACTTTACTTGGTGGAAGTGAATTAATCGAAGATGAAGGTAAGCAAGAAGAACTTGCAATGTACCTAGCGAAGAACAAAGAAGAAGTTCTTTACGCTTTAGGTGCTAAGCGCAAACCGGCTCCGAAAAAAGCTCAGAAGCTTGAAGCCGTTGAAGACGCAGAAGAAGATGCAGCATAA